One part of the Niveispirillum cyanobacteriorum genome encodes these proteins:
- a CDS encoding TonB-dependent receptor has product MAKMFRMQPGHGLTRHGISALALVLAAGTVQAQTAPATGQVLELEEIVVTAERRSESLQDTPISILTFSGDALERANVRSVDDLQNFLPNVSIGGSAPVGNSAPNFSIRGVGQTSGRANNEKGVGLYVDDVYYPRSTGAILNLLDVERIEVLRGPQGTLFGRNTTGGAIRYITRKPTDRLEGRITGTYGSLDRTDIEGVLNVPVSEKVAFRGQAAWFKRDGYVDVIGTDRTRGNQDDYAVRGALRVRPNDSITVDLSAAYTENRSNGSPTVIAGVGLRQASGFPIAAVNAYNAYLAARGQSAIVADDPRFVTKDGYSVPDSCIMDDIALNPAKFGDAPNLLPNSRPQASLCDDARRTKNTFLSADINADLNDALSLRSITGYNKGTDIDQGDYGLFGAQTNYTLNEMNSISQELQLLGSHEGLEWVAGLYYFHETPAERRFLREAVVNAGRVECCNGFDANVQLKTNSYSAFGQASLDLTDKARVTAGARYSYDDKDVFISKVGIFTPALPAGGSPRTNANNWDAIDYRLTLDYQWTDTLMTYATYSKGFKSGGFNVDIVTLGTAAPTITSFDPETVKNLEAGVRSEWFDKRLRANLTGFHMKYDNLVVQVADFSRGALQVLFLNAGKLEIDGFEGEFAVAPIERLTLNANVGYTRIKYVDLPTGSPLFDPASCPGGALTFDRCRAQPLARSPEWTYTLGAQYTVPVGAGDVSMNANYAYKSSQYSNNSTSNSVKLPAYGVANVRIEYDSGAQWKVAAFGTNIFDKYYITTGTNGRQNTLATLTHSPGRPAEYGVSLTWSF; this is encoded by the coding sequence ATGGCCAAGATGTTCAGGATGCAACCGGGTCACGGTCTGACGCGACATGGCATATCGGCGTTGGCCCTGGTGCTGGCGGCGGGGACGGTACAGGCCCAGACAGCCCCGGCTACAGGTCAGGTGCTCGAACTGGAGGAGATTGTCGTTACCGCCGAACGCCGTTCGGAATCGTTGCAGGACACCCCAATTTCCATCCTCACCTTCTCCGGCGACGCGCTGGAGCGGGCCAATGTCCGGTCGGTGGACGATCTTCAGAATTTCCTACCCAACGTTTCCATCGGCGGTTCCGCGCCGGTCGGAAACTCGGCCCCCAACTTCTCCATACGTGGCGTCGGTCAGACGTCGGGCCGCGCCAATAATGAGAAGGGCGTGGGTCTCTATGTCGATGATGTCTATTATCCGCGTTCCACGGGCGCCATCCTGAACCTGCTGGATGTGGAACGGATTGAGGTTTTGCGTGGGCCGCAGGGCACTCTGTTTGGCCGCAACACGACGGGCGGTGCCATCCGCTATATCACGCGCAAACCCACCGACCGGCTGGAAGGCCGTATCACCGGCACCTATGGTTCCCTGGATCGGACGGATATCGAAGGCGTCCTGAACGTCCCCGTGTCCGAGAAAGTGGCGTTCCGGGGCCAGGCCGCCTGGTTCAAACGTGACGGCTATGTTGATGTCATTGGCACCGACCGGACGCGGGGCAATCAGGATGATTATGCCGTGCGCGGCGCCCTGCGCGTACGTCCCAATGACAGCATCACTGTCGATCTGAGTGCAGCCTATACCGAGAACCGCAGCAATGGTTCGCCCACCGTCATCGCCGGCGTCGGCCTGCGACAGGCATCGGGTTTCCCGATTGCGGCGGTCAATGCCTACAATGCCTATCTGGCGGCGCGCGGCCAGTCTGCCATCGTGGCGGATGATCCGCGCTTCGTGACCAAGGACGGCTATTCCGTGCCGGATAGCTGCATCATGGATGATATTGCGCTTAACCCGGCCAAATTCGGCGACGCCCCGAACCTTCTGCCCAACAGCCGTCCCCAGGCCAGCCTGTGCGACGATGCACGTCGGACCAAGAACACCTTCCTGTCGGCTGATATCAATGCCGACCTGAACGATGCGCTCTCGCTGCGTTCGATCACGGGCTATAACAAGGGCACGGATATCGACCAGGGTGACTATGGTCTTTTCGGTGCCCAGACCAACTATACCCTGAACGAGATGAACTCCATCTCTCAGGAATTGCAGCTTCTGGGCAGTCATGAGGGCCTGGAGTGGGTAGCCGGTCTTTATTATTTCCACGAAACCCCGGCAGAGCGCCGGTTCCTGCGTGAGGCGGTGGTCAACGCCGGTCGGGTCGAATGCTGCAACGGCTTCGATGCCAATGTGCAGCTGAAGACCAACAGCTATTCCGCGTTTGGTCAGGCCAGCCTGGACCTGACCGACAAGGCGCGGGTGACGGCCGGGGCGCGATATTCCTATGACGACAAGGACGTTTTCATATCGAAGGTCGGCATCTTCACCCCGGCCTTGCCGGCTGGCGGTTCCCCGCGGACCAATGCCAATAATTGGGATGCCATCGATTATCGCCTGACGCTGGATTATCAGTGGACCGATACGCTGATGACCTACGCGACTTATTCCAAGGGTTTCAAGTCCGGCGGCTTCAATGTCGATATCGTCACGCTGGGCACGGCGGCCCCCACCATCACCTCCTTCGATCCGGAGACGGTGAAGAACCTGGAGGCCGGTGTGCGATCGGAATGGTTTGACAAGCGCCTGCGCGCCAACCTGACCGGCTTTCACATGAAGTATGACAATCTGGTCGTGCAGGTGGCCGACTTCTCCCGCGGGGCCTTGCAGGTCCTGTTCCTGAATGCTGGCAAGCTGGAAATTGACGGGTTCGAGGGCGAGTTTGCGGTGGCGCCTATCGAGCGGCTGACCCTGAATGCCAATGTCGGTTACACCAGGATCAAATATGTCGATCTGCCCACCGGCAGCCCGCTGTTCGATCCTGCCAGCTGCCCCGGCGGTGCCCTCACCTTTGATCGCTGCCGGGCACAGCCGCTGGCCCGGTCGCCGGAATGGACCTACACGCTTGGCGCCCAGTACACGGTTCCGGTGGGGGCTGGCGATGTCAGCATGAATGCCAACTACGCCTATAAAAGCAGCCAATATTCCAACAACTCCACCTCCAACTCGGTGAAGCTGCCGGCCTATGGCGTGGCTAATGTCCGCATTGAGTATGATAGCGGTGCACAGTGGAAGGTGGCGGCCTTCGGCACCAACATCTTTGACAAATACTACATCACCACAGGCACCAATGGCCGCCAGAACACGCTGGCCACGCTGACCCATTCGCCGGGCCGGCCGGCGGAATATGGCGTGTCGCTGACCTGGAGCTTCTGA
- a CDS encoding MFS transporter: MQTDQEMPAGARRGITIFLCFLVAVLEGFDLQVIGVAAPQLTRELGLAPQEIGWAFGASLIGLAIGALAGGRLADKVGRKPVLVGSVVAFGAATLASSWAWDYHSLFVLRVLTGLGLGGTFPNVIAIASEVTARARVTITVASISCGLAVGGIIVSLMAKLAPGGMDWRGLFLIGGVLPLLVAPALWYFLTETKRAAVRGHGSRTPIGQALFGAQQAGPTLMLWIVFALTLLQLSLLLNWLPTLIIAKGFPPAQAFLTSLVLNIGSIFGSVIAGFLCDRYGARTPMAVGYLAMALVMYLLSLASDMNILLVLAFWAGFLVLGAQFALYGLAPKVYPDQTRGTGVGAAVAAGRVGAISGPLIAGQMIGAGATGDQVVLLMVPLALLAGVALLALAHMAGPRLRAGGAGVH; this comes from the coding sequence ATGCAGACCGACCAGGAAATGCCCGCCGGAGCGCGGCGCGGCATCACCATCTTTCTCTGCTTTCTGGTGGCCGTGTTGGAAGGGTTTGACCTGCAGGTCATTGGGGTGGCGGCTCCGCAATTAACCCGCGAACTGGGGCTGGCGCCACAGGAAATCGGCTGGGCCTTTGGTGCCAGCCTCATCGGCCTTGCCATCGGCGCCCTGGCGGGCGGTCGGCTGGCCGACAAGGTGGGGCGCAAGCCGGTGCTGGTCGGTTCGGTTGTGGCCTTTGGGGCCGCCACCCTGGCCTCCAGTTGGGCCTGGGACTATCATTCGCTATTCGTGCTCCGGGTGCTGACCGGTTTGGGGTTGGGCGGTACCTTTCCAAACGTCATCGCCATCGCATCGGAAGTGACGGCACGGGCGCGGGTTACCATAACCGTGGCCTCCATCTCCTGCGGGCTGGCGGTTGGCGGGATTATTGTGTCGTTAATGGCCAAGCTGGCGCCCGGCGGTATGGATTGGCGGGGGCTGTTCCTTATAGGGGGGGTGCTGCCGCTGCTGGTGGCTCCGGCCCTGTGGTATTTCCTGACGGAAACCAAGCGAGCGGCTGTGCGCGGCCACGGCAGCCGCACCCCGATCGGTCAGGCCCTGTTTGGCGCGCAGCAGGCTGGGCCGACGCTGATGCTGTGGATCGTGTTCGCCTTGACGCTCCTGCAACTTTCCCTGCTGCTGAACTGGCTGCCTACGCTGATCATTGCAAAGGGGTTTCCCCCGGCGCAGGCCTTTTTAACCTCGCTGGTGCTGAATATCGGCAGCATCTTTGGCTCCGTCATCGCCGGCTTCCTGTGCGACCGGTATGGCGCGCGCACGCCGATGGCGGTGGGGTATCTGGCGATGGCGCTGGTCATGTACCTGCTGTCATTGGCCAGTGACATGAACATACTGCTGGTGCTGGCCTTCTGGGCAGGGTTTCTGGTCCTGGGTGCGCAGTTCGCGCTCTATGGTCTGGCGCCGAAAGTATATCCCGATCAGACGCGTGGGACCGGGGTCGGGGCCGCTGTGGCCGCTGGCCGGGTTGGTGCCATTTCCGGTCCGCTGATCGCCGGTCAGATGATCGGCGCGGGTGCCACGGGTGATCAGGTAGTGTTGCTGATGGTGCCGTTGGCCCTTCTGGCCGGGGTGGCGCTGCTGGCGCTGGCCCATATGGCCGGTCCGCGCCTGCGTGCCGGTGGTGCCGGCGTGCATTGA
- a CDS encoding alpha/beta fold hydrolase: protein MMSFWTDALGAQVKYYDAGGWRTRVLEAGEGTPVIMMHGLSGHAEGFIRNVVPISQAGFRAISMDAIGHGLSAKPLDVTYHAPLFVEHLKRFMDAIGAEKAHLVGQSLGGWTAFNFAQAYPDRVASLISITGAGFLLSDAESQAESARIHQQVKNVTKKASEAPTRDKVKERLQWLMWDKSVATDELVDTRFHFFMLPDSRAAMPKMVEEQPGEENRKYLLDEAQLAKLDIRTKIIWSDHNPTTPWTVAKKVSEIMPNADFSLVESAGHWPQFEQADAVNRLVIDFLKG, encoded by the coding sequence ATGATGTCCTTCTGGACCGATGCCCTTGGGGCACAAGTCAAATATTACGATGCCGGCGGCTGGCGCACCCGCGTGCTCGAAGCAGGCGAAGGTACCCCGGTGATCATGATGCACGGCCTGTCGGGCCATGCCGAGGGCTTCATCCGCAATGTCGTGCCGATTTCCCAGGCCGGTTTCCGCGCCATCTCCATGGACGCCATCGGCCATGGATTGAGCGCCAAGCCGCTTGACGTCACCTATCACGCGCCCTTGTTCGTGGAGCATCTGAAGCGTTTCATGGACGCCATCGGGGCGGAGAAGGCGCATCTGGTGGGACAGTCGCTGGGCGGCTGGACGGCCTTCAATTTCGCCCAGGCCTATCCCGACCGCGTCGCCTCCCTGATCTCCATCACCGGGGCCGGCTTCCTGCTCAGCGACGCCGAAAGCCAGGCGGAAAGTGCGCGCATCCACCAGCAGGTGAAGAACGTCACCAAGAAGGCCAGCGAGGCACCGACGCGCGACAAGGTCAAGGAACGGCTGCAATGGCTGATGTGGGATAAGTCAGTGGCCACTGACGAGCTGGTCGATACCCGCTTCCATTTCTTCATGTTGCCTGACAGTCGCGCCGCCATGCCCAAGATGGTGGAGGAACAGCCGGGCGAGGAGAACCGGAAGTATCTCCTGGACGAGGCTCAACTGGCCAAGCTGGACATCCGCACCAAGATCATCTGGAGCGACCATAACCCCACCACACCCTGGACGGTGGCCAAGAAGGTCTCCGAGATCATGCCCAATGCCGACTTCTCCCTGGTGGAGAGTGCCGGTCACTGGCCGCAGTTCGAGCAGGCCGACGCCGTCAACCGTTTGGTCATCGACTTCTTGAAGGGGTGA
- a CDS encoding GntR family transcriptional regulator: MTKVSTDAPGRERKGEKTKAPPHVPRVPSETEEDADEFPSDIAGAPSPFGAPKLMADGSTKTTLVQRVHETLMESLDEGVLRPGQRIKAAELAKRLGVSRAPVREALHILAGQGLVELLPDKGAIMRELSLADLIQIYEVTGPIAKVGVTAAARRIGEGDNRQRVEEAIARIRAARDAPPSYKFYLVLNDFHYLLNEIGQKPYVDYLLGLLNLEYWNRFLAGTIDMRLHIPGYIANYNRMADAVLAGDARTAAAVMDSHVEWSIDLLERTGQSRR, from the coding sequence ATGACAAAGGTATCGACCGACGCGCCGGGCAGGGAGCGTAAAGGCGAGAAGACGAAGGCGCCGCCCCATGTGCCGCGCGTGCCGTCGGAAACGGAAGAGGACGCTGACGAGTTTCCGTCCGACATTGCCGGGGCGCCATCGCCCTTCGGTGCGCCAAAACTGATGGCCGATGGCAGCACCAAAACGACATTGGTGCAGCGTGTGCACGAAACGCTGATGGAAAGCCTGGATGAGGGGGTCCTGCGGCCTGGACAGCGGATCAAGGCGGCAGAGCTGGCCAAACGTCTGGGGGTGAGCCGCGCCCCGGTACGGGAGGCCTTGCATATTCTGGCGGGCCAGGGGCTGGTCGAACTGCTGCCCGACAAGGGCGCCATTATGCGCGAGCTGTCACTGGCCGACCTGATCCAGATCTATGAGGTTACGGGCCCCATCGCCAAGGTGGGGGTCACGGCGGCCGCACGGCGCATCGGCGAGGGCGACAACCGGCAGCGTGTGGAGGAGGCCATTGCCCGGATCCGCGCGGCCCGTGATGCACCGCCTTCCTACAAATTCTATCTGGTGCTGAACGATTTCCATTATCTGCTGAATGAGATTGGGCAGAAGCCCTACGTGGATTACCTGCTGGGGCTGCTCAACCTGGAATACTGGAACCGGTTCCTTGCCGGCACCATCGACATGCGCCTGCATATCCCGGGCTATATCGCCAATTACAACCGCATGGCTGATGCCGTGCTGGCCGGGGACGCCCGCACCGCCGCCGCCGTCATGGATAGCCATGTCGAATGGTCCATCGATCTGCTGGAACGGACAGGTCAAAGCCGGCGGTGA
- a CDS encoding class II aldolase/adducin family protein produces MSVDAACHDLALANRILAHEGVVDAFGHVSLRHPDRPGHFLLSRSVSPDQVVPEDIMCFGPDGQAADGDARAPYLERFIHAAIYEARPDVAAVVHSHAHDLIPFGVTGTEVRPLLHVAGPLGRVPVWDIADRFGETSLLVTNMVQGRDLAERLGAGRAVLMRGHGGVVVGDGLRAAVIMAVYLQVNAGLDLKARQLGPVRYLSDGEVALSFDAILAEGPARRAWEYFKRKVETHT; encoded by the coding sequence ATGAGCGTCGACGCCGCCTGCCACGATCTGGCACTGGCCAACCGTATCCTTGCCCATGAGGGGGTGGTGGACGCGTTCGGCCATGTCAGTCTGCGCCATCCCGACCGGCCTGGTCACTTTCTGCTGTCCCGTTCGGTCAGCCCTGACCAGGTGGTGCCAGAGGACATCATGTGTTTCGGCCCCGATGGGCAGGCGGCGGACGGGGATGCTCGCGCGCCCTATCTGGAACGCTTCATCCATGCCGCGATCTATGAAGCGCGCCCGGATGTCGCCGCCGTGGTCCATTCCCACGCCCATGATCTGATCCCGTTCGGCGTGACAGGCACGGAAGTGCGACCGCTTCTGCATGTTGCTGGCCCGTTGGGCAGGGTGCCTGTCTGGGATATCGCCGACCGGTTCGGGGAGACGTCGCTGCTGGTCACCAACATGGTGCAGGGACGTGATCTGGCGGAACGGCTGGGTGCCGGCAGGGCGGTGCTGATGCGCGGCCATGGCGGCGTGGTGGTGGGCGACGGCCTGCGCGCCGCCGTGATCATGGCTGTCTATCTCCAGGTCAATGCCGGGCTAGACCTGAAGGCCCGCCAGCTTGGGCCTGTCCGTTATCTCAGCGACGGCGAGGTCGCGCTCAGTTTCGACGCCATCCTGGCTGAAGGGCCGGCCCGGCGCGCCTGGGAATATTTCAAGCGGAAGGTGGAGACGCACACCTGA
- a CDS encoding cupin domain-containing protein — protein MDKKETRQFVAKIISEASRFLLESADTLWRIIGALTTQHGMAGRIGGLPSSGTDAMDNQTAASDLGGPCADGRVARFEQLLEIEPQRGHGLPQPVADMIWSRRLLPVITRNDDAPSPFGNVAPIRGAGDMSITYAACPPGTGPSLHTHRRTFETFTVLSGRFEFTLGDNGDSAVTLNPFDVLSVPPGVARAFRNVSDKEGLLQVIITGGQHDVNDIFFPARTAKEIASHGEQYLAYFQSKGLFFDI, from the coding sequence TTGGATAAAAAGGAAACCAGGCAGTTCGTTGCGAAAATTATTTCCGAGGCATCAAGATTCCTTCTTGAAAGTGCCGACACTTTGTGGCGGATTATAGGGGCGCTCACGACACAGCACGGGATGGCCGGGCGCATAGGCGGTTTACCTTCATCGGGGACTGACGCCATGGACAACCAAACAGCCGCTAGTGATCTTGGTGGCCCCTGCGCTGACGGGCGCGTTGCCCGTTTTGAGCAATTGTTGGAGATTGAGCCGCAGCGGGGCCACGGTCTGCCGCAGCCTGTTGCGGATATGATCTGGTCGCGCCGTTTGCTCCCTGTGATCACACGGAACGATGATGCGCCCAGTCCCTTCGGTAATGTCGCGCCGATCCGGGGGGCAGGGGATATGTCCATCACCTATGCCGCATGCCCGCCGGGCACGGGGCCTTCACTGCACACCCACCGCCGCACATTCGAAACCTTCACGGTGCTGTCGGGGCGATTTGAATTCACCCTGGGCGACAATGGGGACAGCGCGGTAACGCTGAACCCGTTCGATGTCCTTTCCGTACCGCCGGGCGTTGCTCGCGCTTTCCGTAATGTCAGTGATAAGGAAGGACTGCTGCAGGTGATCATCACCGGCGGCCAGCATGATGTGAACGACATCTTCTTTCCGGCACGTACGGCAAAGGAGATCGCCAGTCACGGCGAACAGTACCTGGCTTATTTTCAGTCGAAGGGCCTGTTCTTCGACAT